A genomic segment from Halorubrum depositum encodes:
- a CDS encoding tyrosine-type recombinase/integrase, producing MSTTKELENIEPQTAVQMYLQEKGRECTEWTVYSHDSRLSHFIEWCDSEGIQNLNDLTGRDLHRYKLWRGEDINKVTLKTQMDTLRVFIRFCERIDAVTEDLSESVLSPNITKEENSKDEMLDKEVAEKILSYVDKYDYATNKHVTLILMWRTGMRVGAIHALDVDDYDSEGQYIHPRHRPETGTGLKNKQAGERYISLSSETCAVLNDYIEDQRHNVTDDSGRAPLIATAHGRPHTTTLRKWTYIYTQPCSIGADCPHGRDPETCEANNYDKPYQCPSSRSPHAVRRGAITSWLQNDTPPRAVSDRVNSSEEVIEQHYDERTEIQKMKQRRQYFDSS from the coding sequence ATGTCAACCACCAAAGAACTTGAAAACATCGAACCCCAGACAGCGGTGCAAATGTACCTACAAGAAAAAGGTAGAGAATGCACCGAATGGACAGTCTATAGCCACGACTCCCGACTCTCACACTTCATCGAATGGTGCGACTCCGAAGGAATCCAGAACCTGAACGACCTAACAGGTCGGGACCTTCACCGCTACAAACTCTGGCGTGGAGAAGACATCAACAAAGTAACCCTCAAGACCCAGATGGACACGCTCAGAGTCTTCATTCGATTCTGCGAACGGATAGACGCAGTTACCGAAGACCTCTCAGAATCCGTCCTCTCTCCAAACATTACCAAAGAAGAAAACAGCAAGGACGAGATGCTGGACAAAGAAGTAGCAGAGAAAATTCTCTCATATGTCGATAAATACGATTACGCCACCAACAAGCACGTAACCCTGATACTGATGTGGCGGACGGGAATGCGGGTTGGAGCAATCCACGCACTAGATGTCGACGACTACGATTCAGAGGGCCAGTACATACACCCTCGCCACCGTCCCGAAACCGGAACCGGGCTGAAGAACAAACAAGCTGGTGAACGCTACATATCTCTATCATCCGAGACCTGTGCGGTGCTGAACGACTATATCGAAGACCAACGCCACAACGTAACCGACGACTCCGGGCGAGCCCCGCTTATAGCAACAGCACACGGGCGACCGCATACGACTACGTTGCGGAAATGGACGTATATCTACACGCAACCTTGCAGCATTGGGGCCGATTGCCCCCACGGACGAGACCCCGAAACTTGTGAAGCAAATAACTACGACAAACCATACCAATGTCCGTCCTCTCGTTCCCCGCACGCAGTCCGTCGGGGGGCAATTACATCGTGGCTACAAAACGATACTCCGCCACGAGCCGTTTCTGACAGGGTTAACTCATCGGAAGAGGTTATTGAACAACACTACGATGAGCGGACAGAAATTCAAAAAATGAAACAACGAAGGCAATACTTCGACTCTTCCTGA
- a CDS encoding helicase-related protein produces MALDMPRVRMLLADDVGLGKTIEAGLITSELIARNKAERILIITPANLREQWREAFNYFFHIDADIISRRHRKAMEKEIPPGTSPWEHFSKLIVSIDYAKQNSVRHEILDQDWDLVIIDEAHQAAKPHESGANETVDMQRWDFATEITDHAEHCLLLTATPHNGYTDSFASLIRMLDVDAVTGPRHDPTIHRDVARKHVVQRRRDDVKKWFSDVDGKSPFPERDQDEVRVTPTEYEQETYDAVREYGELLMSSAKRSSSKSQTLARWSVIHFLKRALSSPEALRRSLKNRQDKLEGRLEDLDEEDTQTVIEETAGISESMAQANALDDDPGEEYSEEEVGERVERVVTGDKAAIEQELDVLEDVAEKAERVTKTRDAKLQRLLDETLPNRFQYPRVIIFTKYVDTLEYLEEQIKDSQSDETDVFTLHGSLNEAQRKERFKEFEDSTRGVLIATDVISEGMNLQHAANQIIHYELPWNPNRLEQRNGRIDRYGQKNDEVVIRTMVVEDQMDVAILEKLVQKANNIRQEYGFSPPYFGDDEGILELLKDEGIDAGVPQATLEEFGGGSAPAERESASVFDDQTLDRIKSESFYGHTEVGLQEVQKRQEETHQRIGGQGTLEQFVKSALDLFSCSYEMNVQGHLDIKITADRLQGPDIKREYEDVTFDPNEASQSSDTEMLDIAHPLVQRLIEAVKETALTDEDRYGRTAIRGTNEVSEPTAVYTALVRYVADTKPDPTIMEELVQVGLPIYGDEPLDQDLVEALEESEAKPVQRTSMEKEDDLKDALGHEAFEQTLQQRAEQRRDKIVEQRTEMRAELEKSGSGSWLSGIDDVEIASKDLLTITVYYGSN; encoded by the coding sequence ATGGCCCTCGATATGCCTCGGGTCCGGATGCTACTGGCGGATGACGTCGGTCTCGGGAAAACCATCGAGGCGGGTCTTATCACCAGCGAGCTTATCGCTCGCAACAAGGCTGAACGAATTCTCATCATCACACCTGCGAATCTCCGAGAACAATGGCGTGAAGCGTTCAACTACTTCTTCCACATCGATGCGGACATCATCAGCCGTCGCCACCGGAAGGCGATGGAAAAGGAGATCCCGCCGGGAACCAGTCCGTGGGAACACTTCTCGAAGCTCATCGTCAGTATCGACTATGCGAAGCAGAATAGCGTTCGACACGAGATTCTGGACCAAGACTGGGATCTCGTCATCATCGACGAGGCACACCAAGCGGCGAAACCCCACGAATCCGGGGCGAACGAAACGGTCGATATGCAGCGCTGGGACTTTGCGACCGAGATCACCGACCACGCCGAACACTGTCTCCTCCTGACGGCTACGCCTCACAACGGGTACACGGATTCCTTCGCCAGTCTGATCCGAATGCTCGACGTCGACGCCGTCACCGGCCCCCGTCACGATCCCACTATTCATCGGGATGTTGCTCGAAAGCACGTCGTTCAGCGGCGGCGAGACGACGTCAAGAAATGGTTCTCCGATGTCGACGGGAAGAGTCCCTTCCCAGAACGTGATCAGGACGAGGTACGAGTTACCCCCACAGAGTACGAACAAGAAACGTACGACGCCGTCCGAGAGTACGGCGAACTGCTGATGTCATCGGCCAAGCGTTCCAGTTCCAAGAGCCAGACGCTGGCACGTTGGTCCGTTATTCACTTCCTCAAGCGAGCATTGAGCAGTCCAGAAGCCCTCCGGCGATCTCTGAAGAATCGTCAAGACAAACTCGAAGGTCGGTTAGAGGATCTTGACGAAGAAGACACCCAGACCGTAATCGAGGAAACAGCCGGGATCTCCGAATCGATGGCACAGGCGAATGCGCTCGACGACGATCCCGGAGAGGAGTACAGCGAGGAGGAAGTCGGAGAACGAGTCGAGCGAGTCGTCACGGGTGACAAAGCCGCCATCGAACAGGAACTGGACGTTCTCGAAGACGTCGCAGAGAAGGCAGAACGGGTCACAAAAACCCGTGACGCAAAGCTCCAGCGACTCCTCGACGAAACACTCCCCAATCGGTTCCAGTACCCCCGTGTCATCATCTTCACAAAATACGTGGACACGCTGGAGTACCTCGAAGAGCAGATCAAGGACTCGCAGAGCGACGAGACCGATGTCTTCACGCTTCACGGGTCTCTGAACGAAGCCCAACGGAAAGAGCGGTTCAAGGAGTTCGAGGACTCTACACGGGGCGTTCTCATCGCTACCGACGTCATCAGCGAGGGGATGAACCTCCAGCACGCCGCAAACCAGATCATCCACTACGAGCTGCCGTGGAACCCGAACCGGCTGGAGCAACGGAACGGTCGAATCGACCGGTACGGGCAAAAGAACGACGAGGTCGTCATCCGGACAATGGTGGTCGAGGACCAGATGGACGTCGCCATCCTCGAAAAGCTGGTCCAAAAAGCGAACAACATCAGACAAGAGTACGGTTTCTCACCGCCGTACTTCGGTGACGACGAGGGGATCCTCGAACTCCTCAAAGACGAGGGGATCGACGCCGGCGTTCCACAGGCAACCCTCGAAGAGTTCGGTGGCGGTTCCGCACCAGCAGAGCGTGAGAGTGCAAGCGTCTTCGACGACCAGACGCTCGACCGGATCAAGTCCGAGTCCTTCTACGGACACACCGAAGTCGGACTGCAAGAGGTTCAGAAGCGTCAAGAAGAGACGCACCAGCGGATCGGCGGTCAGGGAACCTTGGAGCAGTTCGTCAAGAGCGCTCTGGACCTGTTCAGTTGCTCGTACGAGATGAACGTCCAAGGTCATCTCGACATCAAAATCACTGCTGATCGGCTTCAAGGGCCAGACATCAAGCGAGAGTACGAGGACGTGACGTTCGATCCGAACGAGGCATCCCAGTCCTCGGATACGGAGATGCTCGACATCGCCCATCCGCTCGTACAACGGCTCATCGAAGCCGTCAAGGAAACTGCCTTGACCGACGAGGATCGTTACGGGCGGACAGCCATACGGGGAACGAATGAAGTGAGCGAGCCGACAGCAGTGTATACAGCACTGGTTCGATACGTGGCAGACACCAAGCCCGACCCGACGATTATGGAGGAGTTGGTACAGGTCGGATTGCCGATCTACGGGGATGAGCCGCTCGATCAGGATCTCGTCGAGGCGCTGGAGGAGAGCGAAGCCAAACCGGTTCAGCGTACTTCGATGGAGAAGGAAGACGATCTCAAAGACGCTCTCGGACACGAGGCGTTCGAACAGACGCTACAACAGCGAGCAGAACAGCGGCGTGACAAGATCGTCGAACAGCGGACGGAGATGCGAGCGGAGCTTGAGAAGTCCGGAAGTGGAAGCTGGTTGTCCGGGATTGACGACGTCGAGATTGCGAGTAAAGATCTGCTGACTATCACCGTCTACTACGGGAGCAACTAA
- a CDS encoding GTPase family protein, producing the protein MALDPEKFREFRENLDEIIEMAPGSEDFNKSIMDTAFGDALRETEELVDDSRPPRLYVFGRSGAGKSSLINALANKEVADVGTVEPTTVESEMYHVEFPDRYASWDIVDSRGLFESVSPDGDVPADTVEFMKEDLEEYRPDILIHVMTPDQVRAGEEDFETVQTLRSELGDLFPPIVYCLNKVDMHASPGEWPPDEHESLAGDIKSNLDFVARILGEDEKTAFDDNRPLHGYKFDSDEHIGVVPAYLQEEGEYWNVETLSWLIGDFLPTDARLQFIQAQQRDELMRDMSRDLTKRFAGISAGVGAYPTSLADFPPLTAMQLLLVGMIGGFSCREIERETVEDYLSSMGGTTLAAVGFRGLARGHSSLVKKSQDSRTITLLCK; encoded by the coding sequence ATGGCCTTAGATCCTGAGAAGTTCAGGGAGTTCAGAGAGAACTTAGATGAAATCATCGAGATGGCTCCCGGCAGCGAGGACTTCAACAAATCTATCATGGATACCGCTTTTGGAGATGCGCTTAGGGAAACAGAGGAATTGGTCGATGACTCTCGGCCACCCAGACTCTATGTCTTCGGACGTTCCGGCGCAGGGAAGTCGTCCTTGATCAACGCTCTTGCTAACAAAGAGGTAGCTGATGTCGGTACGGTAGAACCCACTACCGTCGAGTCCGAAATGTACCACGTCGAGTTCCCAGATCGCTACGCTAGCTGGGATATTGTTGATTCACGGGGGTTATTTGAGAGTGTTTCACCGGATGGCGACGTACCTGCGGATACTGTCGAGTTTATGAAGGAGGATCTGGAGGAATACCGACCCGATATTCTAATCCACGTTATGACTCCTGATCAGGTTCGAGCGGGTGAAGAGGACTTTGAAACTGTTCAAACCCTCCGGAGCGAACTTGGAGATCTATTCCCCCCAATTGTCTACTGTCTCAACAAGGTAGATATGCATGCCAGTCCCGGCGAGTGGCCACCGGACGAACATGAATCTCTGGCAGGAGACATCAAGAGCAACTTAGACTTTGTCGCCCGAATCCTCGGTGAAGACGAGAAGACCGCCTTTGATGACAACCGTCCGCTCCACGGCTACAAATTTGATTCTGATGAACACATCGGAGTCGTCCCAGCGTATCTGCAAGAGGAGGGTGAGTACTGGAATGTTGAGACGCTGTCTTGGCTAATCGGCGATTTTTTGCCGACTGACGCACGGCTCCAGTTCATACAGGCTCAACAACGGGACGAATTGATGAGAGATATGTCCAGAGATCTCACCAAACGCTTCGCTGGGATCAGTGCTGGAGTAGGTGCTTACCCCACATCGCTGGCAGACTTTCCACCATTAACCGCAATGCAGTTGCTGCTCGTCGGGATGATTGGCGGATTCTCCTGCCGAGAGATCGAGAGAGAAACCGTAGAAGATTATCTATCTTCTATGGGCGGTACGACCCTCGCAGCTGTCGGCTTTCGAGGATTAGCGAGAGGTCATTCGTCTTTAGTTAAGAAATCGCAAGACAGCAGGACGATTACTTTGCTGTGCAAGTAG
- a CDS encoding Eco57I restriction-modification methylase domain-containing protein → MSIDTPSTDAEAESSSSTPRTGSTTFINTSGGLLTDELVSKLRQRHCGESAVRPETFALPNKEPPEEADIEAEIGDTWDTLRERWDELTMDETLFHMDVSDARVKWILKLFQNIGFEPVFQRENLEAGGIEANLSHKGWPDGEIESYGEMEGRTAPIIHTVEPEQKLDEKPENAPRGTKSPHDTLQEFLNASDEHDWAVVTNGLTLRVLRDFYHTYTRGYVEFDLENMFTSRNYGDFRALYRLCHATRFIEPVVADEEEDDIETPLEQLYQVALSTGVKVGQDLQSNVVSAIETLGTGLLNQEIREYLEEGGEEKAKEYYQEVLLLVYRLLFLMYAEQRGMMASRDSLYTDEYSITNLREKAETRRSGSDRNTDLWHGLQSTFRLVEKGDEELGVPCYNGMLFDSDRLEWVSESECFNDDLLDAIEDLTLIEHEGTRQRISYADLGVEEIGSVYESLLEFTPKLATEVIELENRTVSRGEFYLDDRGTDRKETGSYYTDPGLVRELVQSALNPVVEDRLEDATKTEEQEDALLDIRVCDPASGSGAFLIAANNFLAQRLARIRSDSDYPPEDQIREARRDVLQHCIYAVDLNPMAVELAKVSLWINSAVEDKPLNFLDHHIKCGNSLIGTNSELLEGEFPVDAYETSGGRDWHVGNEIRKRVRNENKERSKGSSESSLQQWGAGKEEYVDIAERLDEIDEEDTEDIEKKRELYNELQQSEAYQQEKLAYDIWTAAFYWPMDGSTKEYPSPSTIEKVRRNPNPNDGALQDLIERATKIAEQQRFFHWELEFPEIFYNSESGFDCVLGNPPWDKIKPEEKQWFAGKNEKIATTDAKRSRSRLINELEDTDEDLYTKWENYKKSISSTSEFIRSSGRYPLSGSGELNTYPIFTELAGVDILDPKGRMGMVVKTGVATDKGNADFFSYLIENNRIDSLFDFENTEGIFADVEKNERFCLLTLVGSQISVDKVRFSFFNKNVEMVRDSERRYYLSPDEIIRINPNTKTCPTFRNTLVKDIAIEMYTGLPVLINESENSNPWGITYHRLFDMTLDSELFEDNTLETLKQDFNLNELNHFVGEGEEYLPFFEGKLFNQFDHRFGSFDGVDKENRFGTKAETRKLLAEEKKDPHVETFPRYWLNKEEFNQELENIEWEQDWIFAFRNVARSHTDFRTSVGTIIPCYPCGNSAPVLTFDDPSVEKAMVFTSLFTSFAFDFTLRQSIGGANLNLYILKQLPMPSPETVKNTTLEKEGEKINTWDYLYERGVKLTWTSHSLDSLGQETNFEGPFIWDDEERRQHRAEIDAAIAKIYGLSSGEFEFILNEFRVLKDKESDEFGEFRSKKNCLREFDKLSTIE, encoded by the coding sequence ATGAGTATCGATACACCCTCTACCGACGCCGAAGCCGAATCGAGTTCCAGTACGCCACGAACCGGATCGACGACGTTCATCAACACCAGCGGCGGTTTGCTCACGGACGAACTGGTGAGCAAGCTCCGCCAGCGTCATTGCGGGGAGTCCGCCGTCCGACCGGAGACCTTTGCGTTACCGAACAAAGAGCCGCCCGAAGAGGCCGACATCGAAGCGGAGATCGGGGATACGTGGGACACGCTTCGAGAGCGGTGGGACGAGCTCACGATGGACGAGACGCTGTTCCATATGGACGTTTCGGACGCTCGTGTGAAGTGGATCCTCAAGCTGTTCCAGAATATAGGGTTCGAACCGGTCTTCCAGCGGGAGAATCTCGAAGCGGGCGGCATCGAGGCGAACCTCTCACACAAGGGGTGGCCCGACGGGGAGATCGAAAGCTACGGTGAGATGGAGGGGCGGACGGCTCCGATTATTCATACCGTCGAACCAGAACAGAAGCTGGACGAGAAGCCGGAGAATGCTCCCCGTGGAACGAAGAGTCCGCACGATACGCTCCAGGAGTTCCTGAACGCCAGCGACGAACACGACTGGGCCGTCGTAACCAACGGGCTGACGCTCCGGGTCCTTCGAGATTTCTACCACACGTACACCCGTGGGTACGTGGAGTTCGATCTGGAGAATATGTTCACGAGCCGGAACTATGGGGACTTCCGGGCACTCTACCGGCTCTGCCACGCTACACGGTTCATCGAGCCGGTCGTAGCCGACGAAGAAGAAGATGACATCGAGACCCCGCTGGAGCAGCTGTATCAGGTCGCTCTGTCTACTGGAGTCAAGGTCGGTCAAGACCTCCAGTCCAACGTCGTAAGTGCCATCGAGACGCTGGGAACCGGACTACTCAATCAAGAAATTCGGGAATACCTCGAAGAAGGCGGTGAAGAGAAGGCCAAGGAGTACTATCAGGAAGTTCTCCTCTTAGTGTATCGCCTACTTTTCCTCATGTATGCGGAACAGCGGGGGATGATGGCTTCCCGTGATAGCCTGTACACCGACGAGTACAGCATCACGAACCTTCGGGAGAAAGCCGAAACACGCCGAAGCGGGAGTGACCGGAACACCGATCTCTGGCACGGCTTGCAGTCCACCTTCCGCCTCGTCGAGAAGGGTGACGAAGAGCTTGGTGTCCCCTGCTACAATGGGATGCTCTTCGACTCAGATCGGCTCGAATGGGTGTCTGAGAGTGAATGTTTTAACGACGATCTCTTGGACGCAATCGAGGACCTGACCCTCATTGAACACGAAGGAACTCGCCAGCGCATCTCGTACGCCGATCTCGGTGTCGAGGAGATTGGCTCCGTCTACGAGAGTCTGTTAGAATTCACACCCAAACTAGCGACCGAAGTAATTGAGCTAGAGAATCGGACAGTTTCCCGGGGAGAGTTCTATCTCGACGACCGTGGAACCGATCGGAAGGAGACAGGGAGCTACTACACGGATCCGGGACTGGTTCGAGAACTCGTTCAAAGTGCGCTCAACCCTGTCGTCGAGGATCGTCTCGAAGACGCTACCAAGACTGAGGAGCAGGAAGACGCTCTCCTCGACATCAGAGTCTGTGACCCAGCGAGTGGGAGCGGTGCGTTCCTGATCGCCGCCAACAACTTCCTCGCACAGCGACTCGCACGCATTCGATCTGACAGCGACTATCCCCCTGAAGACCAGATACGTGAGGCACGGCGAGATGTCCTGCAGCATTGCATCTATGCCGTTGACCTCAATCCGATGGCCGTTGAACTGGCAAAGGTTAGTCTGTGGATCAACTCCGCCGTGGAGGATAAACCGCTGAATTTCCTCGACCATCACATCAAATGCGGAAATTCCCTGATCGGAACCAATTCGGAACTTCTCGAAGGGGAATTCCCCGTGGATGCCTATGAAACGTCCGGTGGGCGTGACTGGCACGTCGGAAACGAGATCCGGAAGCGGGTCAGGAACGAAAACAAGGAACGGTCTAAGGGTTCCTCCGAGTCGTCGCTACAACAATGGGGTGCGGGCAAAGAGGAGTACGTGGATATCGCCGAACGACTCGATGAGATTGATGAGGAGGATACTGAAGATATCGAGAAAAAGAGGGAGCTGTACAACGAACTCCAACAGTCAGAAGCGTACCAACAAGAGAAGCTAGCGTACGATATCTGGACAGCAGCGTTTTACTGGCCTATGGATGGCTCTACGAAAGAATATCCATCTCCATCCACCATCGAAAAGGTTCGCCGGAATCCGAATCCGAATGATGGCGCACTTCAGGATCTGATAGAACGAGCTACGAAGATCGCAGAACAGCAACGGTTCTTCCACTGGGAACTTGAGTTCCCGGAGATATTTTACAACTCTGAATCCGGGTTTGACTGCGTGCTCGGTAATCCCCCCTGGGATAAAATAAAACCAGAAGAGAAACAGTGGTTTGCCGGGAAAAATGAGAAAATTGCCACTACAGATGCAAAGCGTAGTAGAAGTCGACTCATAAACGAATTAGAAGATACTGATGAGGATCTCTATACTAAATGGGAAAATTATAAGAAATCTATATCCAGTACCTCTGAATTCATCCGAAGTTCGGGAAGATATCCCTTGTCTGGTTCTGGTGAATTAAATACGTATCCAATTTTCACCGAATTAGCAGGTGTCGATATATTGGATCCGAAGGGTAGAATGGGTATGGTTGTCAAGACAGGAGTTGCGACAGACAAGGGGAATGCCGATTTCTTTTCCTACTTAATCGAAAATAATCGGATCGATTCTCTATTTGACTTCGAAAATACGGAGGGTATTTTCGCCGATGTCGAGAAGAATGAGCGCTTCTGTCTTCTCACCCTTGTTGGTAGTCAGATATCGGTAGATAAGGTTAGATTTTCGTTTTTCAATAAAAATGTAGAGATGGTACGTGATTCTGAACGGCGATATTATTTGTCTCCTGATGAGATAATTCGTATAAATCCTAACACCAAAACATGTCCTACTTTTCGGAATACTCTGGTCAAAGATATAGCTATAGAAATGTATACTGGGCTACCAGTTCTGATTAATGAGTCTGAAAATTCCAATCCTTGGGGGATCACCTACCATAGATTATTTGATATGACCCTTGATTCTGAGCTATTTGAAGACAATACTTTAGAAACTCTAAAGCAAGACTTTAATCTAAATGAATTAAATCATTTTGTTGGCGAAGGTGAAGAATATCTTCCGTTTTTTGAAGGGAAGCTATTTAACCAATTTGATCACCGATTCGGTAGCTTCGATGGGGTTGACAAAGAAAACAGGTTTGGAACAAAGGCCGAAACTAGAAAATTGTTGGCAGAAGAGAAGAAGGATCCGCATGTAGAGACATTTCCACGATATTGGTTGAACAAGGAAGAATTTAATCAAGAATTAGAAAACATTGAGTGGGAACAAGATTGGATATTTGCCTTCAGAAATGTTGCCCGTTCCCATACAGACTTCAGAACATCCGTTGGAACAATCATTCCCTGTTACCCCTGTGGCAACAGCGCCCCCGTTCTCACCTTCGATGATCCCTCAGTAGAGAAAGCTATGGTATTTACATCACTTTTCACATCTTTTGCTTTTGATTTCACTTTACGCCAGTCCATTGGCGGTGCAAATCTAAACTTATACATCCTCAAACAGCTCCCCATGCCCTCTCCTGAAACGGTTAAAAACACCACACTGGAGAAAGAGGGGGAGAAAATCAACACTTGGGACTATCTCTACGAGAGAGGTGTAAAGCTCACCTGGACCTCCCACAGTCTTGATTCCCTTGGACAAGAAACCAACTTTGAAGGTCCTTTCATTTGGGATGATGAAGAGCGACGTCAGCACCGTGCAGAGATTGATGCAGCTATTGCCAAGATCTATGGCTTATCCAGTGGTGAGTTTGAATTCATCCTGAACGAATTCAGAGTTCTCAAAGATAAAGAATCGGACGAATTCGGTGAATTCCGAAGTAAGAAGAATTGTCTCAGAGAATTTGATAAACTAAGTACTATTGAATAA